Below is a genomic region from Neoarius graeffei isolate fNeoGra1 chromosome 12, fNeoGra1.pri, whole genome shotgun sequence.
ccaattgggcggtaaaGCGCCCAAtctggcggaaggtagtttgtcgacgtcacctcaagacaataccaatgattggtcaaatttgcgggaaagttgcggtgattggatgtaattgcaacaccgccctgaattcgcggggattggttgaatttacgttgaagttgcaaatcgcaacatcgtgaaatcctggagggtctgacaatagaacatagacaacatatcaaatgtcgaaagtgagacattttgaaatttcatgccaaatattggctcatttgaaatttcatgacagcaacacatctcaaaaaagttgggacaggggcaataagaggctggaaaagttaaaggtacaaaaaaggaacagctggaaggccaaattgcaactcattaggtcaattggcaataggtcattaacatgactgggtataaaaagagcatcttggagtggcagcggctctcagaagtaaagatgggaagaggatcaccaatccccctaattctgcaccaacaaatagtggagcaatatcagaaaggagttcgacagtgtaaaattgcaaagagtttgaacatatcatcatctacagtgcataatatcatcaaaagattcagagaatctggaagaatctctgtgcgtaagggtcaaggccggaaaaccatactgggtgcccgtgatcttcgggcccttagacggcactgcatcacatacaggcatgcttctgtattggaaatcacaaaatgggctcaggaatatttccagagaacattatctgtgaacacaattcaccgtgccatccgccgttgccagctaaaactctatagttcaaagaagaagccgtatctaaacacgatccagaagtgcagacgtcttctctgggccaaggctcatttaaaatggactgtggcaaagtggaaaactgttctgtggtcagacaaatcaaaatttgaagttctttatggaaatcagggacgccgtgccattcggactaaagaggagaaggacgatccaagttgctttcagcgctcagttcagaagcctgcatccctgatggtatggggttgcattagtgcgtgtggcatgggcagcttacacatctggaaagacaccatcaatgctgaaaggcatatccaggttctagagcaacatatgctcccatccagatgacgtctctttcagggaagaccttgcattttccaacatgacaatgctaaccacatactgcatcaattacagcatcatggctgcgtagaagaagggtccaggtactgaattggccagcctgcagtccagatctttcacccacagaaaacatttggcgcatcataaaacggaagatacgacaaaaaagacctaagacagttgagcaactagaatcctacattagacaagaatgggttaacattcctatccctaaacttgagcaacttgcctcctcagtccccagacgtttacagactgttgtaaaaagaaaaggtgatgtcttacagtggtaaacatggccttgtcccaacttttttgagatgtgttgttgtcatgaaatttaaaatcacctaatttttctctttaaatgatacattttctcagtttaaacatttgatatgtcatctatgttctattctgaataaactatggaattttgaaacttccacatcattgcattctgtttttatttacaatttgtactttgttccaacttttttggaatcggggttgtatttttatgCTATGCAATCAAATGCCATTTGATCTCTTTTGCAGAATTACCCCATATCTCATGTTTGTCATAAACAGGggcacagataggatttttgaactgggggggactgagctgtcagcaaatgattccattttgtgtatacatgtatgtgtgtgtgtgtgtgtgtgtgtgtgtaccgttcaaaagtttggggtcactttaaaatgtccttatttttgaaagaaaagcactgttcttttcagtgaagatcactttaaactaatcagaaatacactctatacattgctaatgtggtaaatgactattctagctgcaaatgtctggtttttggtgcaatatctccataggtgtatagaggcccatttccagcaactatcactccagtgttctaatggtacaatgtgtttgctcattgcctcagaaggctaatggatgattagaaaacccttgtacaatcatgttagcacagctgaaaacagtttagctctttagagaagctataaaactgaccttcctttgagcagattgagtttctggagcatcacatttgtggggtcaattaaatgctcaaaatggccagaaaaatgtcttgactatattttctattcattttacaacttatggtggtaaataaaagggtgacttttcatggaaaacacaaaattgtctgggtgaccccaaacttttgaatggtagtgtgtatacatgttatttcacctctctcactgccatcaccaggaactacctgcaggccaggacaatgataacattttaacatagcctatggaaatccaaagtttacacattatcatcacgcacagaaattgcaaaactgcaaaactagttttaaaaccactaagttccaactgttaaacatagcgagaggctgggctacgtgtgtgtgtgtaaagtgtaaaccagtgcatcctgactttctaactatgcctgtgtgttgcgtgagcggcagtcagtcaacaactcttcgcaaagtttccttatgaaacaatatgctcgctgaaattatggcagggaacgccagattaaacattaaaactgccttctgagcactgtatctacaggctaccaccgaaagaaggaggctaccagaaaggcatctctactccgtacgattttactttcactacgacattactttgaacagactatcaaaaaattgcaagatgatatgataaagtaaggcacagtttacttacagtcgtttttttttttttttttaaaaacgatgcaatcgttttctgccttttggcacccttcatcatgctgtgttggggtcctgaactaggaggagctgtccccgatatgcctgtcaaacttgttgtgggtaaccatagcaaccaagctcgagctcgcaacctgtgcagtctgcgcagttgcaactatgtatgtcagtggcggctgctggtttttaaaacaggggaagcccattttacgcattcatcgtaaaacctgtaggccagatatcaaagcatagaaaggtgtgccccattagcatagtgaactagacaaccctacctagtggcagaaagtatttttgcttgtacagttcatgttatagtctggcttgccaggctagtgcctcatatccttaatcaaaaatatcaaacatctaaAAATCACTGGctcttcaacgaagagccttgaacatcataccctgatatgcaacacagagtctttaacacaacacccagctgtgcaacacatccttgaacatcttctgcaacacagtctggaaattcataaccaggtaggctatgcaacacacagaaccttgaatattatacccaggtataacctataacacagagcccaccattctcttaacattactgaacaatatacacacttcagattcatgaacatgaacactatttatacacaaattctgccctccgctccttttccagaaaatggtctgtgaccctgtcataccagctggttgtgctttccagagactttaccaatttctgttagcagctagcactgcagattccaataaggctcaagctagcctacaaccagattgaactacaaatgaaataaacgagtgaattcacgaatgatcaaactgatagaatggatgaaagttaatggagcacaacgagtaatatttacatttatttacagagtaatgtacagagacatcaatgagaagaaccgtttatatgaaaagaaattcggacagcactttagcacacgactacactttctcgacatccgctagggactgactgatcatacttccgtgttcctcgccgaagtaccgccctcctcatgtctttcaaacactacctccaataatcttttatcagcccggcttcttgtccctcccactgtctcgtttagtcccagagaagcccggcttccctggaagtgacgattttgttgattttaaccaataacaactagctgaagttggctgttcagagctgtctcgtagactgcaatggatacccggctgccagtcagtgttgccagatactgctgacgttttccatcccaaaatatgttcaaactacTACTTTGATCAAAGGTTAAAGGAAAATTAATTTCATTTCAAACCATCCAGTCACACAAATAGAACATTTCCTTAAATAGAATATAAacttggaagaagaagaaaaaaaaagtgcaatatgTCAAATGGTGTTAGAGTGATATGCCACCATTAGTTTAATAGTGTTAATGCTGTGTCATTGAACTCAGATGTTACACCAAttaaccataacattaaaaccaatgACCGAGTGATGTGAATAACATTGGTTATCTTGTGACAGTGGcagctgtcaaggggtgggatatattagccaGCAAGTGaaaagtcagttctcgaagttgacgtgttggaagcaggaaaaatgggcaagcgtaaggatctgagcgactttgacaagagccaaattgaCTATAAAACTGGGTCAGAACATCTTCAAAGTGGCAggtcttgtagggtgttcccagtatgcagtggttagttcctaacaaaagtggtccaatgaAGAcctgtgaactggtgacagggttatAGGTGCCCAAGGCTCCTACGCACATGAggagtgaaggctagcccatCTGATCAGATCCCACAGAAGAAGATAAGATATTCCTTTATTGATCCTCATGAGGGGAAATTCAGGTGTTGCAGCAGCAGCTCAAGTACAGAGTAAAATATAGATAAATGTAGTTATGCAAAAAAAATGAATAGAATAAAATataatagaataaaaatagaacTAAATAAGGACAATTGCTcacaaaagacagcagcaaacaaGAATTGGTAGTGGTACTACATTCATTAGTCATGTGCATAAACTAGTGGTGTAGAGGAcctaattgctgaaaaagttaatgctgccaatgatagaaaggtgtcagaacacacagtgcattgcagcttgctgtgtatggggCTGCATAACCACAGACTGGTCAGTGTGCCCATGCTAACCCCTGTCCGCTGCTGAAAGGGCCTAAAATGTGCACTGAAGCATCAGAACtgaaccatggagcaatggaaaaggGTGACCTGGTGAATcatattttcttttacatcatgtgaatGGCTGGATGTGTGTGCATTGTTTACCTGGAGAAGAGatagcaccaggatgcactatgagaAGAAGGTAAACCGGTAGAGACAgtgactatgtttacatgcacatccaaatcgagctgctgtcggtaatcgagctgaaggtcccagcagggtgccagagaaatccaatcctacatgcacacaatgaaatcgggctattgtgtgaggtgcattgtgcacccgagccacaggtggcgcaacacgccccatcgtgttggtacacttccggttgtcgtcatgaagaagagctattcaagagtgtaaacaaagttatcagttccgtgttctccattgcacgtttttctcccgtccatgaattttaatatattcaactccttaagctgaatgagcatgaactctgtcttctcattgctccagaagtgcacgtttctgcttgcctgtggcagtgggggtgtggtcaagcgccagtctgtgacaggagggtggagccagggaaggtgagtggcagaatcactacacctgacggtaattaacctgtgtttgtgtgtcttcccagtaaccgcaccctatttaaggaggcagagggagagcagaggggaaagctcatcccgggactagaacacagcgcgtgtgtgtgtgtgtgtgtttttctctcaagaataaaagtaggctgttaaactgaaaagtctgacaataaaaagcctattagtaccagaagctttgtcctgccgtcctctgtgctccacccacacttcagagagctctacatcgccattttctcttcttcgtttgttcctcctgacctcttctgctgctcgctactactgttgtcatgccgaccgaggctgttgtgtttcccgtttgtggtctcgtcactcgtcacttccggaagtagctcgacaactagctcgatagggtatacatgcacaaagtagctcggcagaaattgcataaactaggtcgtgtagctcgattccgagaaatcaagttcggttcaatttcagccgaattaaggtgtatacatggcattttgaacttcgatttcagtcgagcaacggcagaaattcgattctctctatgtgcatgtaaacgtagtgatagAAGGAGAGAGCACTATCTTACAAGATTGAATCAAACCTATTTCTTCCGTGGCTTCAGGTTTCAGCATGTTGATTCTTTTTTCCACCacacaacttacaggacttaaaggatcttctGCTACCTTCTTGGTGCCagctaccacagcacaccttcagaggtcttgtggactcCATGCCTCAacaggtcagagctgttttggtggcacaagggggACCTACACAGTATTAGGCAGtcagttttaatgttatggctgatcagtgtatattccTCAGAATTAGTGTGCCTAGTGAAGAATGTCATCACTGGGTAATTTTGTGTCAGACAGGGTTATTGCTGCATGTCTCAGATTTTGTCTTTTTTAATTTGTTCCTTGTGACCTAAAACCTAAGTCTGCAAAGTATTTTAGTTGAATTCTGACATCACATTTTTCCCTCCTCTGAAATATATATTTTCTAATTAAAAAACATCTTATCCGGATAGCCATGTTTAGGCTTTAACGTCTCCAGAAATAATTTTACCAGCCACATGATATTTTGCAGATACAGTATAAAGATGTAGCAGTGAGGATGTGGTCGAGCATTGGCTGtagcaaggagtcaggttgaaacAACAGGTAACAGCTgacgagttacacctgtgtctaattactggctgtctattaatgcatgtctctgttgccccttttccaccaaagcagttccagggctggttcggggccagtgcttagtttggaaccgggttttctgtttccactgacaaagaactggctctggggccagaaaaaccggttccaggctagcaccaactctttgctgggccagaggaaagccccgcttacatcagcgggggggcggagttgttaagaccaacaacaatagcaagaccatgaaaggtcgccatttttaagcaacgagaagcagcagctgtacaaatgcgaagtcatccattattgttgttgctgcttcttctccgtgttgttgttgcttcgctgttcgtgccaaggtttatgcaaacgcagcgatgtaactgatgtatacagcgatgtaatgacgtagctctccttagcaccccgagctatggaaaagcaaactgattctcagctggctcgcaagttgaacgagttgtgaaccagcaccagccctggaactgatttagtggaaaaggggtatatgtgtctttcagatggctagtaacaggagagagagagctgcaTTCCCAATGTCTGTTTCTGTGCATGTGTTAGTATTCACTAAAACGTGAAAGGGAAAAATAAAGCACACCTTGAACTATCATGCCTGTTTCCAGTTCCTCACTGCCCCAACTTAGGAAGTTGTTATAAAAAACAAACATGTTTTCCATctgtccaaatgctcagaagtcaCAACAGAACATCAATTATGGTCTTATGGGATCTACAAtggaaaatgttttccaaatctaGGTAATAGTAGGGACTTACAGAGCTCACTTTAATAGACATAGATGCTAAAACTCAACTTATTTTGTATCAACATCCAAGATCTGAACAACCATTATGATAAAAAATGAGTTTCAACTTCATCCATTATCACTTATTTtgtgcagggtcacaagcaagctggggcctatcccaactgactatgggcgagaagcagtgtgcaccctggacaagtcaccagatcatcgcagggctgacacctagagacacacaaccattcacacctccagtcaatttagagccaccagttagcctaacctgcacatgTTTGGACTacaggggaaaccggagtacccaggggaaaccggagcacccagaggaaacccacgcagacaacatgcaaactccacacagaaaggcccctgtcggccgctgggctcgaacccagaaccttcttgctttgagccaacagtgctaaccgctatacCACCATGCTACCCCAGTTTCAACTTCACAAAGTGTTTAAATGCTCGACAATCACAAttagtcaggatttttttttccgacCACATTCCTTCCATGAAGTTGAGGTGTTAACACAGAAATTAGTGATATTTTGGTAGATCTGTATGTACACAGGTTGCTGATTGGTAATGAAATGTGGTAGAGATCTATTATTGGTTAATGTGTAAATATAAAAAGGAAGAACACCTCTAGGGGCTCTCTCTTGCACTGTGTGCTCTAAGGCCTGGATAGACAGTGATAAGTTGctgtgtgtgtgaaataaaaGAATACTGCAGTTTTTCCATGTCTGCCGGtgtcagaggcgattctagagtctgttgtggccccaagcaaaaatttccaggggtcccttctgaccagtgttcatcaccaatatgttataaataatctgacactaacgaaaaatgtatgaaaccaaagttttttaaattccaaatgtgaaaatataatggtaaagaacaataaaaacaataaaaaacaaaataagccctcgggccctaactctcagggggcccctgggccagggggccccaagcagttgcctgccttgcctattcacaagctgcgcgtctggctGGTATGCACTTTCAGTTTTTTTGCTTAAAACATTGTGAACTTTATTTTGTGTGTAATACACGACAGTTgacagttcaccactatccttccaagttttaataatgcattggacagttcttaacccaattccagtttcAGCAACCTCCTTAgctgttgttttctttgcttgacacaggccaataatttgacctgtCTGAAACACagcaacatcttttccatgaccaggGGATACATGATTGTTTAAGAAAtaggaagctactcactgcatcagttagggttaacagaattgctgccagctgaaacatagtaatcactgcagtaattattcaatcaaaggctcttaagtatttgcttatttaaatccaaatggtgaccttTTTTTGGCCAGACAGTGTATTATAATTCAAATAAATGAAGGTTGCTGAcataacatttaaatgttttgattTATTTAGCACTTTTAAAGTCATACATATTCTCTGTCTGTTTTATGGAAATGAGTACAGTTGATTCAAGGCAAAACTGGCATATTCTTAAATTTGAATATGAAGACATGTAAAGGATCTTGCAGTTTGAAACATAAAATTTCACACAATTTTTCATTATTCTACTAGTGAGTCAACATTGCCATCTGGGTGTATCAAGATAGCATAAACTTTTATAACTTTTCTTGTAACTTATTCTGAATTCTAGTGGTCATTCACACTTCAGACACAAGGAAATATTAGTCTAGTAGTTTAAGCACAGACTGTAACTTTCAGTCTATGTTTATTTAAATAGGGTCTGTCAGCCCCTAATATCACTCATGTTTAGACATTTTACACTTTTACCCCTTTCTGAGGACCGTATAAGAAAAGGAACTGGACTTCTGAGCATTTCAACAGATACAAAACAAGTTCATAGTCataccaatatattattattatgccaATATACTGTAGCTATCACAAACATTATTTCCAAGTACTATGCTGCTTGCAAAATGCTTCAAAGATTTTAAAACATGAAGATCTACATTTTAACATCTACATATATCATATAAAAAAATCATAGAAAAATACTATTGGAACATAGGTATTGGGACTGCTGTTGAGCTGTCATTGTTgtaaaacacaaagtccaaagtaAGATCATGAACTGTGATATTGAGTAGTATGGTTATCCTTTAACtgtgtgcaaacacacacacacacacacacacacacacgttatgatTGGTCGTTAGATAATCCAGAATGATAGTTCTGGATAAATCACCACTATTCCTCTGTGAAAGCAGACACAAAGTAGAGCAAATATTCATGTGCATACATGTCTGATAGTTCAAAATCTAATATGGACACTGAGAAGATTTACCAGTGTTAGCATGTAATTTAACATAATTGAactgcacttttttttaaagcatgtgTCTCTGTAGGGTCCAGGCCTTGTCTGTGTTCAGGCTCAAACACTGCTAGTGTACCAATACATTTTATGGGAGCCAGGAAGTAAAGCGGCAGCTCTACATTTAATAAAGGCATTCAGATATTCTGGTAAGACTTTGTGAGATGGCAACTTAaataggtatatatatatatgttacttATACTAAGAACCAGCCTGGCCTGTTTTAAACAGGGCCCAGAATAGATGTATTTGAGATAAGAGGTAAAGCTTGCCTCATACACAAAATGTGCTGGGACTGATATTATCGCAGTAGAGTTGTCCCTTTACAAATTCAAACTGAATTCTGGTCCACTCAGGGATCTGCCGAAAATGATTTGAAGACTTAAAGAAGAATCAAATAATGAGTGAATGCGGTCATATATTTATTAAGCAAAAAAGGGGGGTGAAGTCCATTGCTTCCAAatcaaccaaaaaaaacccccccaaaacaacaaaaaacccatGATACTTGTGATTTCCTTTTATATATGACAAGGATTTTAATGAAGAAATAAGTAATTTTACCAAGATACATTTCACAACAcaggtcatacacacacacacactttgtataTCCTCCCTGTGGttgtatccatccatcatctataccacttatctaaGGGTTATGGGTGAGCCGCAGCCAGTCCTAGCTGACTTCAGGCACACTCTGGACAGGTCACTCACTATCATGGGGGGCCAACTTAATGtaaaaaaactattttaatttaaaaatggtTCTTTGTGAGCCTCTGTCACAACACACAGAtgataaaacaacaataaaatctGAGGTTGGTCAGCAGTGGacaactaaaaaaaaacaaaaataaaaccatTATGGCACAACAGAACAAAGCAAAGTCAAATGACTGATTCAGTCTATTAGACACTCAAACTTtacattttgattaaaaaaaaaaaaaaagtcccccaAACTTGACTGACTACAGAGAGATTTTTGTCTCAAGTTTCATTCTGTAACCTGGTGCTTGTTTTTGACACTGAGTAACATTTCCAGTATTTAAACTACACATGCACGCACATACGCATACCCTTTCTTTTATACACAGAATAAAACAAAATCATAGCTTGTCTCCTACTTCGTGGAAAAATCCAGCTTTGTGGATTTTTGCTACCTGAGAACGTCTAATCTAATGAACCTCTAATAAAATAATATTTCACAGTAAGGATAAATAATGGTCCAGTCTCTTTTCAAATGTACATTGAAGGTCTTAGATTGTACTGGTATCTGTATGGCCTGAGCTAGATGTGTAAGTGTTTGTCTTCTTAGAATATTTCAAGGAACTAAAGGAGACTCTCATCCTCTCCACAGTCCGGCTGCTTCGACACAGGAGCGTGTTCTTCACATGTGACCGGAACTCTTCTGACACATAATAGTACAGAAAGGGATCCAGGCAGCTGTTGAGGCTGGTTAAGCACAAGGCAGTGATGTAGACACCATATCCATTGTTAGCAATTCCTTTCGCCAATAGAGCATAATGCACCACTAGCATCACATTGCTAGGGATAAAACAGATCAGGAATGTAACAAGAACTGTAATGATGAGAGTTGTGGCACGGTGACGGTTCTTGCTAGCACTGCTTCCCTCCATGGTGGATTGTCCCAGTTTGCGTAACATCAGAACATAAGCTGTGATGATAACCACACATGGTATGAAGAATGCTAACCCTGCCATCACCATGAAGTAATAGTATGGCTTCTGCACATCCTGAAAGACGTTGCCGCTCTTAGAGTTTTCCGGTGTGATAATGTTGACATCATGGCAAGTGGTTATATTAAGCCCAGAGAGTTTGGCCGTCTGCTGGTACAAGAAGAGTGGTGTGGTACTGATCCAAATAAAAGCCCAGATGCTTACTGATACAACAATAGCCAGTCTATTGTTTGT
It encodes:
- the LOC132894892 gene encoding proteinase-activated receptor 2-like; this encodes MFALGIQRLLVFFACMSSSVIHGQQRGMIGIQVPDSGSDLVYVDAVTSSTLKSGLTTVFLPLIYIFVFVVGLPSNAMAIWVFVFRSKKFHPAAIYMANLALADLLFVIWTPLKIAYHFNGNDWPFGEEMCKVLVGFFYGNMYCSILFIACLSVQRYWVVAHPLTKQRTNNRLAIVVSVSIWAFIWISTTPLFLYQQTAKLSGLNITTCHDVNIITPENSKSGNVFQDVQKPYYYFMVMAGLAFFIPCVVIITAYVLMLRKLGQSTMEGSSASKNRHRATTLIITVLVTFLICFIPSNVMLVVHYALLAKGIANNGYGVYITALCLTSLNSCLDPFLYYYVSEEFRSHVKNTLLCRSSRTVERMRVSFSSLKYSKKTNTYTSSSGHTDTSTI